The DNA region ATCGAATTACTGGTGGTCATTGCCATCATCGGCCTCCTCTCGTCGGTGGTCCTGGCGTCTCTTAATAGCGCGCGAAGCAAGGCGCGCGATGCTCGCCGCGTCGCTGATATTCAGCAGCTCCGGACCGCCTTGGAGTTGTACTATGACTCCAATCGAACCTATCCGGTCGTCTCTGCGGCAGCTGTAGGCAGCAACCTGGATGCGCTTAAGACGGGCGCCTTTATCCCTGCAATCCCCACTGATCCTACCGGTACCGTTTCTTATTGGTATGCAGGCAGCGCTACCACCTACTGTCTAGGAGTGACCCTTGAAAATACCGGTAATCTTCCGGCTTCCGGCAACGGCTCGCTTTGTACCGGCGTGACGGGTAATTACAAGGTTTCTCCGTAATCTGGTTTCTCAAGACAAAACCCCGGACTTTGCGTCCGGGGTTTTGTCTTTTCGCGGTATAATCATCGTTAATGGATCAGAGCTTCCTTGTCCTTCTTTCCGTCGGTCTCTTCTCCTTCGGCCTGATCATCGGGAGCTTTCTTAATGTACTCGTTCTCCGTTACCGTACGGGGCGAACGCTCGGAGGCCGCTCTGGCTGCTTCTCCTGTAATGCCTCTCTCTCTGCTCTAGAGCTCGTGCCGGTATTGAGCTGGCTCTTTCTCCGTGGTCGCTGCCGCAGCTGCCGCAGCGCTATCTCCGTGCAGTATCCGCTAGTAGAGTTCGCTACCGGACTTCTCTTCCTCGCAAGCCTGCTCATCTTTGATTTCTCCTCCCTGTCCTGGTTTCTCCTTGGCGGGCTATTTTCATACTTCGTCGCGGTCTCCTCCCTTGTCACACTTGTCACTTACGATGTCCGTCATCAGATCATCCCGGACTCGTTCGTGCTGACCTTTGTCCTTGCCGCGCTCTTCTTCAATCTCTTCCGTGGAGAGGCGGCGACTCCGCATCTTCTCGCGGGCGTACTACTCAGTGTCCCGTTCGCAGCTATCTGGTATTTCTCCGAAGGGAGATATATGGGGCTAGGGGACGGGAAGCTCGCCTTCGGCATCGGAGTGCTCCTCGGCTCCTTGGGAGGCCTTACTGCAATTATCTTAGGATTCTGGTCGGGTGCGCTCTTCGGGCTCCTGCTCCTTTTCCTGCAGAGAGTCGGAATGCGTTTGAGTTTGGGTCGGGTTCCTCTTACAATGAAGAGCGAAGTTCCGTTCGCGCCCTTCCTTGTCGCGGGGACCCTCTATGTTCTCTTCACTCACTTCTCGCTTTTCGACCAGAACCTCGTCGCTTCGCTTTTCTAAACATGCGTTCCTTTTTTAAACACAGCGAGAAGAACCTGTCTGCGCAAGCAGGGTTCACTCTCATTGAACTCCTGGTGGTCATTGCTATCTTCGGCTTGCTCACCACGGTAATCTTCGCTCGTCAGAGCCAGTTTAGTGGCTCCACTCTCCTCACTAATGTGGCATATCAGATTGCGCTCACGCTCCGCCAAGCCCAGGTATACGGGCTTTCCGTCCGTGAGTTCTCTTCTGATAAGTTTAACTACCCGTACGGGGTACATTTTGACAAGGCTTCTGGCTCGAATACTTCCATAGTGTTCTTCGTGGATTCCGAGGCGGAGTTCCCCGTCTCTTCTGACTATGATCCTCAGATGCCTGATGCGGCTATCTCGGGGACGTGCGGAGCGAGCGGAAATCCTTGTCTCGACTTGCTCACCATCACTCGGGGGAACTACGTGTATGACGTCTGTGCGGTATCCACAGGCGGTTCCACCTGCGAGTCTGCGGACAAGCTCGATATCTCTTTCGTGCGCCCGGATCCTGAAGCGCGCATCGTGAGTGTCCGTGGCGGTGCTCCGACAGGGGACAACATCCGCGGGTGCGTGACACTCGGTTCCATCCAGGGCGCCTTCCGCTACGTCATTGTGACTAATACGGGACAGATATCCGTCTCCGCTTCTTCTTGCATATGAACCCTCGCTTTAAAAAGGAAGCTGGCTTCACGCTCATCGAGATTATTGTAGCGACGGGCCTCTTTGCAGCGGTGATGCTCATTGCCGTGGGTTCGCTGATGTCCATTATCGATGCCAACCGCAAAGCGCAGTCGCAGCAGATAGTGATGAATAACCTGAGCGCTGCCGTGGAGAGTATTTCGCGCACCATCCGTGTCGGCGCGCTCTACCATTGCGGCTCGAGCGGCTCTCTCACTAATCCCCAGGATTGCACATCTGGCGGGAGCTATCTTGCCTTTAAGCCGCGGGAAGCCATCGCTGACACCGGTCAATCTACGCTTCGGTATGTCTACAGACGCAACAGCGATAGCTCTGGAGGATTCATCGAGATGTCGCGTGACGGTGGCAGCACGTTCTCTCGGCTCACTGCGCCGGAGATCAACGTGGAAGGGTTCACCTTCTACGTGACTGGTTCGTGTCCTAAGAACGGGAGCTTCGGGTGCACGGCGGACAATCTCCAGCCTCGTGCTCTCATCACTGTGTACGGCTCCGCGCAGATCTCCGAGAAGACGCGTACGACCTTCAATGTGCAGACGTCCGTGACTCAGCGTCTCTTCGATATCTAATATGAAAAACATTCCTTCACGGCGCGGCTTCACTCTTGTCGAGACCTTGGTCGCAATCAGCGTCCTACTCACCGCTCTGGTGGGTCCTATGACCATCGCCGCGCGCGGCGTTTTCACCGCAGGTGTGGCGCGTGACCAGGTTACTGCGTACTTCCTAGCGCAGGAAGCTATGGAATATGTGCGTGCGGTGCGCGACGGCAACGGCTTGGCGTCTCTCAATACGGACCCGCAGAGCCCGTCTTGGCTCACCGGTCTCGCGACGTACTGCGAGAGTACCTATTGCTATGTGGATGCCAAGAATAACTCGGTGGCTTCCTGTAGCTCGACTCACGCGAGCTGTCCTGCTCTCAAGCTCGACACCTCGGTCGCGGCTAATCCTTTCTATGTGCACGGTGGCTCATATTCCGACTCTCCCTTCAAGCGTTCTGTCCGCCTGGAGCAGGTCTCTGCGGACGAAGAGAAGGTGACGGTCACGGTCACGTGGATGACAGGAGGCCTTTCTAAGACGGTGACCCTGGTCGATCAGCTTAATAACTGGCAGACGTTCTGAGTATGAAAACCTACTCTCTATCCTTCAAGAAAAGCGCACAGGCAGGCTTCGCCCTGCTCATGGCCTCCCTCGTGGCGAGCGTGGTGCTCGCCATCGGCACGGTGATCGCGGATCTCGCCATCAAGCAGATCGTGCTCTCCGGTACGGCGCGAGAATCACTGAACGCGCTCTACGCTGCAGACACCGGCACGGAGTGCGCCCTGTTCCTTGATTTTAGGTATAACGATTCTACGGAGCCCTCTTTCAATCCGACTTCGCAGGTTTGCAATGGCCAGACGCTCGTGTTCACTACTCCGGATGAGCCCGGGACGCTCTCTGGAGAAGTCTGGCAGCAATTCAAGCTCAATCTTGTCACGGGCGATGACACGGGTGCCTGCGCCTACGTGTCGGTAGGGAAGAGCCAGCCGGCAGAGGGACAGATTAAGACGCGCATCCGCTCCCGCGGGTACAACGTCTGTCCTGAGGGTCCGAGCAGTGCCCGTCGCGTGGAACGCGCGCTCCAGGTGGAATATTAATCTTCGGAAGAACGTAAAAAGCTAGCCTTAAAGCGCTCTTTTTTATAAGATAGCTGAATGGCTAAGGCTCCTAAGGAGGCTCTCCTGCGGGCGGAGAAGCTTCGCGAAACCATCAATAGGCACCGATATCTCTACCATGTCGAAGATCGGCAGGAGATCTCGGATGCCGCCCTCGATTCTCTCAAGGACGAACTCAAGAAGCTCGAAGAGGAGTATCCGGAGCTCGTGACCCCCGACTCTCCTACGCAGAGAGTAGCTGGCGAGCCACGCAAGGATCTGCCAAAGGTACGGCATCGCGTCGCCCAGTGGTCTTTCAATGATTGCTTCTCCCCGGAGGAGCTCCGCGAATTCGATGCGCGGGTGAAGCGCTTCGCGGGGCTTCCTCCTCTGTCCGACGTCGCTTACGCTTGCGAACTCAAGATCGACGGGCTCAAGATTATCCTCGAATACACGAATGGCGCCCTTTCCTGTGCGGCAACCCGTGGCAACGGCGTGGTAGGAGAGGATGTGACTCATAATGTGCGCACCATGGAATCGGTACCGCTCGTTCTCACAGAGAAGAAGGATGCGATCGTGGAAGGTGAAGTGTGGATGGGCAAGCGTACCCTCGCCGCCCTTAACAAGGAGCGCGTGAAAGAAGGCGAAGAGCCGTTTGCTAATCCGCGGAACGTGGCGGCAGGTTCTGTCCGTCAGCTCGATCCTAAGATAGCCGCAAGTCGTAAGCTGGAAACATTTATTTATGACATCTCGCTCTTTGCCGGCGAGATTCCCGAGACGCAGACGGAAGAGCTCGGGCTCCTCCGAAGCTTAGGGTTTAAGGTGAATCCGCATGCGGAACGCGTTTCTAATATAGAAGGTGCAATAAAGTTCTGGGAGAAGTGGCAGAAGAAGGGACCCAAGGAGGACTATCAGATCGACGGCGTCGTGGTGAAGGTGGATGAACGTGCGCTCCAGGAGAAGCTCGGGTTCACCGGCAAGGCGCCGCGGTTCGCCATTGCCTTCAAGTTCCCGGCAGAGCAGGTCACTACGGTAGTAGAAGACATCGTGCTCCAGGTCGGACGCACTGGGGTGCTTACGCCGGTAGCGCAGCTGCGGCCGGTCTTGGTGTACGGTTCGGTGGTTTCGCGGGCGACGCTTCATAACGAAGACGAGATTAAGCGGCTCGATGTGCGCATTGGGGATACGGTGATTCTCCAGAAGGCGGGCGATGTGATCCCGGATATTGTCTCGGTGATGACGGAGATGCGTACTGGCAAGGAGAAGCCGTACAAGTTTCCGGCCAGGGTGGAAGCCTGTGGAGGAGACGGACGTATCGAGCGCGTGCCAGGGCAAGCTGCTTGGCGTTGCGTCGATCGGAAGTCCTTTGCTCAGCTGAAGCGTCAGCTCTACCACTTCGCGGGGAAGC from Candidatus Parcubacteria bacterium includes:
- a CDS encoding prepilin-type N-terminal cleavage/methylation domain-containing protein, which codes for MFKTNKGFTLIELLVVIAIIGLLSSVVLASLNSARSKARDARRVADIQQLRTALELYYDSNRTYPVVSAAAVGSNLDALKTGAFIPAIPTDPTGTVSYWYAGSATTYCLGVTLENTGNLPASGNGSLCTGVTGNYKVSP
- a CDS encoding prepilin peptidase — encoded protein: MDQSFLVLLSVGLFSFGLIIGSFLNVLVLRYRTGRTLGGRSGCFSCNASLSALELVPVLSWLFLRGRCRSCRSAISVQYPLVEFATGLLFLASLLIFDFSSLSWFLLGGLFSYFVAVSSLVTLVTYDVRHQIIPDSFVLTFVLAALFFNLFRGEAATPHLLAGVLLSVPFAAIWYFSEGRYMGLGDGKLAFGIGVLLGSLGGLTAIILGFWSGALFGLLLLFLQRVGMRLSLGRVPLTMKSEVPFAPFLVAGTLYVLFTHFSLFDQNLVASLF
- a CDS encoding prepilin-type N-terminal cleavage/methylation domain-containing protein, with amino-acid sequence MRSFFKHSEKNLSAQAGFTLIELLVVIAIFGLLTTVIFARQSQFSGSTLLTNVAYQIALTLRQAQVYGLSVREFSSDKFNYPYGVHFDKASGSNTSIVFFVDSEAEFPVSSDYDPQMPDAAISGTCGASGNPCLDLLTITRGNYVYDVCAVSTGGSTCESADKLDISFVRPDPEARIVSVRGGAPTGDNIRGCVTLGSIQGAFRYVIVTNTGQISVSASSCI
- a CDS encoding type II secretion system GspH family protein, translated to MNPRFKKEAGFTLIEIIVATGLFAAVMLIAVGSLMSIIDANRKAQSQQIVMNNLSAAVESISRTIRVGALYHCGSSGSLTNPQDCTSGGSYLAFKPREAIADTGQSTLRYVYRRNSDSSGGFIEMSRDGGSTFSRLTAPEINVEGFTFYVTGSCPKNGSFGCTADNLQPRALITVYGSAQISEKTRTTFNVQTSVTQRLFDI
- a CDS encoding type II secretion system GspH family protein, with product MKNIPSRRGFTLVETLVAISVLLTALVGPMTIAARGVFTAGVARDQVTAYFLAQEAMEYVRAVRDGNGLASLNTDPQSPSWLTGLATYCESTYCYVDAKNNSVASCSSTHASCPALKLDTSVAANPFYVHGGSYSDSPFKRSVRLEQVSADEEKVTVTVTWMTGGLSKTVTLVDQLNNWQTF
- the ligA gene encoding NAD-dependent DNA ligase LigA — encoded protein: MAKAPKEALLRAEKLRETINRHRYLYHVEDRQEISDAALDSLKDELKKLEEEYPELVTPDSPTQRVAGEPRKDLPKVRHRVAQWSFNDCFSPEELREFDARVKRFAGLPPLSDVAYACELKIDGLKIILEYTNGALSCAATRGNGVVGEDVTHNVRTMESVPLVLTEKKDAIVEGEVWMGKRTLAALNKERVKEGEEPFANPRNVAAGSVRQLDPKIAASRKLETFIYDISLFAGEIPETQTEELGLLRSLGFKVNPHAERVSNIEGAIKFWEKWQKKGPKEDYQIDGVVVKVDERALQEKLGFTGKAPRFAIAFKFPAEQVTTVVEDIVLQVGRTGVLTPVAQLRPVLVYGSVVSRATLHNEDEIKRLDVRIGDTVILQKAGDVIPDIVSVMTEMRTGKEKPYKFPARVEACGGDGRIERVPGQAAWRCVDRKSFAQLKRQLYHFAGKHAFDIDGLGPKQIDLLLEQQLISSGADIFTLAKGDLLALPRFAEKSADNLIAAIEKARNVELPRLIIALSIPQVGEETAYDLAKHFGSMEKIRTATKEEYLAISGIGEVVAESLLSWFADSEHVHGLDTLLSRVTVVRGAEARRGDQRLAGKTVVLTGTLPTLTRDEAKERVRLAGGELSSSVSSKTSYVVAGEEPGSKFDKAVELGVPILSESDFLKLLG